One Carassius gibelio isolate Cgi1373 ecotype wild population from Czech Republic chromosome A7, carGib1.2-hapl.c, whole genome shotgun sequence DNA window includes the following coding sequences:
- the LOC128017262 gene encoding high affinity immunoglobulin epsilon receptor subunit gamma: MMMTMMKVGLPFSLLSLWLSFGSADASGLKEPQICYILDAILFIYGIVLTVLYCRMKMRSKQAERYPGKKDAGEGVYEGLKPHDQDTYETIKMKQGKQ; encoded by the exons atgatgatgacgatgatgaaggTGGGGTTGcccttctctcttctctctctttggCTCAGCTTCGGCAGCGCTG atgcgtCGGGTTTGAAAGAGCCACAGATATGCTACATCTTGGACGCGATTCTGTTCATCTATGGGATTGTTCTCACGGTTCTGTACTGCAGAATGAAG aTGCGAAGTAAACAAGCAGAAAGATATCCAGGG AAGAAAGATGCCGGTGAAGGGGTTTATgag GGTCTCAAGCCTCACGATCAGGACACCTATGAGACCATCAAAATGAAACAAGGAAAACAATGA
- the LOC128017261 gene encoding NADH dehydrogenase [ubiquinone] iron-sulfur protein 2, mitochondrial-like encodes MAASMLRSLSRLGRPSVILISNVSTPACSVLQKRLKQWQPDVEWAEQYSGAVMYPSVITEKWAPPPWNDKDPPAEKEVSNLTINFGPQHPAAHGVLRLVMELSGESVKKCDPHIGLLHRGTEKLIEYKTYLQALPYFDRLDYVSMMCNEQAYSLAVEKLLNIQAPPRAQWIRVLYGEMTRILNHIMGITTHALDIGAMTPFFWMFEEREKMFEFYERVSGARMHAAYVRPGGVHQDLPLGLMDDIYEWCKNFSIRIDEVEEMLTNNRIWKNRTVGIGVIGAEDALNYGFSGVMLRGSGIKWDLRKSQPYDKYDEVDFDVAVGSNGDCYDRYLCRVEEMRQSLRIMLQSLNKMPAGEIKVDDAKIAPPKRSEMKTSMESLIHHFKLYTEGYQVPPGATYTAVEAPKGEFGVYLVSDGSSRPYRCKIKAPGFAHLAGLDQMSKGHMLADVVAIIGTQDIVFGEVDR; translated from the exons ATGGCGGCGTCTATGCTGAGGTCGCTCTCCAGGCTCGGACGTCCTTCAGTCATTTTAATCAGTAATGTCAGCACTCCAGCCTGTTCTGTGCTTCAGAAGAG GCTGAAGCAGTGGCAGCCAGATGTGGAGTGGGCAGAGCAGTACTCTGGAGCTGTGATGTATCCCAGTGTCATCACTGAGAAATGGGCACCTCCACCTTGGAACG ATAAGGACCCACCAGCGGAGAAGGAGGTGTCCAACCTCACCATCAACTTCGGGCCTCAGCACCCGGCGGCTCATGGGGTGCTGCGTCTGGTGATGGAGCTCAGCGGGGAGTCCGTGAAGAAATGTGACCCTCACATCGGCCTCCTGCACCGCGGCACTGAGAAACTGATTGAGTACAAGACTTATTTACAG GCACTTCCATACTTCGACAGGCTTGACTATGTGTCCATGATGTGTAATGAGCAGGCATATTCTCTAGCCGTAGAAAAGCTTCTTAACATTCAGGCTCCACCACGTGCACAGTGGATTAGAG TGCTGTATGGAGAGATGACCCGTATCCTGAACCACATCATGGGCATCACCACCCACGCCCTTGACATCGGAGCCATGACCCCCTTCTTCTGGATGTTTGAGGAGAGAGAGAAG ATGTTTGAGTTCTATGAGAGAGTGTCTGGAGCCAGGATGCACGCTGCATACGTCAGACCCGGTGGAGTTCATCAG gatttgccTCTTGGTCTCATGGATGACATCTATGAATGGTGCAAGAACTTCTCTATTCGCATTGATGAAGTTGAGGAG ATGCTGACCAACAATCGTATCTGGAAGAACAGAACTGTTGGTATCGGTGTCATTGGGGCAGAGGATGCGCTCAATTATGGGTTCAG CGGAGTAATGCTCAGAGGTTCTGGTATTAAATGGGATCTGAGGAAGAGTCAACCATACGACAAATACGACGAGGTGGACTTTGACGTTGCTGTGGGAAGTAATGGCGACTGCTATGACAG ATATCTGTGCCGAGTGGAGGAAATGAGACAGTCTCTGCGCATCATGCTTCAGTCTCTCAACAAAATGCCTGCTGGAGAGATCAAGGTAGATGATGCAAAAATAGCCCCGCCCAAGAGATCTGAGATGAAG acGTCAATGGAATCTCTCATTCATCACTTTAAGCTGTACACCGAGGGCTACCAGGTTCCTCCAGGAGCCACGTACACCGCTGTAGAGGCACCGAAG GGTGAGTTTGGTGTGTACCTGGTGTCTGACGGGTCCAGCAGACCTTACCGCTGCAAGATCAAGGCACCTGGCTTTGCTCACTTG GCTGGTTTAGATCAAATGTCTAAAGGACACATGCTCGCTGACGTGGTGGCAATCATCG GGACTCAGGACATCGTGTTTGGTGAAGTGGACCGCTGA